The proteins below are encoded in one region of Mycobacterium pseudokansasii:
- a CDS encoding cytochrome P450, whose product MPYLPGEALLALYRHRGAVVDAGVGRHGFVYLLGPEANKFVFANADAFSWRETFESLVPVDGPTALIVSDGEDHRRRRSVVAPGLRHRQVQDYVQTMVSTIDEVINTWRPGQRLDLYQQFRSAVRRSTAESLFGPRLAAHSDFLGEQLQPLLDLTHRPPQLMRLQRRLNSPGWRRAMAARHRVDDLVGAVISDARPRPGPDDHMLTTLIDTLSDNEIRDAIVSLITAGYETTSGALAWAAHALLTLPGAWETVAREVDRVLGGNAPAADNIGSLTYLNGLVQETLRLYSPGVISARRVMRDLVFDGHRVRSGRLLIFSAYVTHRLPEIWPAPREFRPQRWDPDSPDYRKPAPHEFIPFSGGLHRCIGAVMATTEMTVMLARLVARTTLRLPAQRIRAANFAALSPKPGLTVEFAGSVPAQ is encoded by the coding sequence GTGCCGTACCTGCCCGGGGAAGCACTGCTGGCGCTCTATCGGCACCGCGGTGCGGTGGTCGACGCCGGCGTCGGGCGCCATGGCTTCGTGTATCTGTTGGGCCCTGAGGCCAATAAGTTCGTGTTCGCCAACGCCGACGCGTTCAGCTGGCGTGAGACGTTCGAGAGCCTGGTTCCCGTCGACGGGCCTACCGCGCTGATCGTCAGCGACGGCGAAGACCACCGGCGCCGCCGTAGCGTGGTGGCGCCCGGACTGCGCCACCGGCAGGTTCAGGACTATGTGCAGACCATGGTGTCCACTATCGACGAAGTCATCAACACCTGGCGTCCGGGACAGCGCCTCGACCTCTACCAGCAGTTCCGTTCGGCGGTACGGCGCAGCACCGCCGAGAGTCTGTTCGGCCCGCGGCTGGCCGCCCATTCGGACTTCCTCGGTGAACAGTTGCAGCCGCTGCTCGACCTGACCCACCGGCCGCCGCAGCTGATGCGGCTGCAGCGACGGTTGAACTCACCGGGCTGGCGACGCGCGATGGCGGCCCGGCACCGTGTCGACGACCTTGTCGGCGCGGTGATCTCCGACGCGCGCCCCCGGCCCGGGCCCGACGACCACATGTTGACCACACTGATCGACACGTTGAGCGACAACGAGATACGCGATGCGATCGTCTCGCTCATCACTGCCGGCTACGAAACCACCAGCGGAGCGCTGGCCTGGGCGGCCCATGCGTTGCTCACGTTGCCGGGCGCCTGGGAGACGGTCGCCCGAGAGGTTGATCGCGTGCTCGGCGGCAACGCGCCCGCCGCCGACAACATCGGCTCACTGACCTACCTGAACGGCCTGGTGCAGGAAACACTTCGGCTGTACTCCCCCGGGGTGATCTCGGCTCGCAGAGTGATGCGCGACCTGGTGTTCGACGGCCACCGGGTCAGGTCGGGACGGCTGCTGATCTTCAGCGCGTACGTCACCCATCGGTTGCCCGAAATATGGCCCGCCCCAAGGGAGTTCCGTCCGCAGCGCTGGGACCCCGACTCGCCGGACTACCGTAAGCCCGCGCCACACGAGTTCATCCCGTTCAGCGGCGGGCTGCACCGATGCATCGGGGCGGTCATGGCTACCACCGAGATGACGGTGATGCTGGCTCGACTGGTCGCCCGAACTACGCTGCGCCTGCCTGCTCAGCGGATCCGCGCGGCCAACTTCGCCGCGCTGTCCCCTAAACCGGGGCTGACCGTCGAGTTTGCCGGCTCAGTGCCAGCGCAGTAG